The genomic segment ACATCGGCATCACGGCTTTGGCGGGGGATGTAATAAAGCGTTATGCCCGTCCCCACCGCCGCACGTTCGCGCACCGTCCATGAATTCGTGGCGGGAAGGCGCTGAGTGCCAACGGCGGCGAAGGCGGCAGCCGACCACAGTTCTACCCATGTCCGGGGGACGTTTCCCCCCTGCCGAAAGCCGAGCAGAAAATGGCTGCTATCGCCCGACCACGCCAAAAAGTCAATGGTGCGATCCGATCCGCCAAGCGGCGCAAGGTGAATCGCCTTGCTCTCTGGGACGCTCAGCATCAGAACGTTTTTCCCCTCTAGGGTGCTGGCAAGCAGAAGGAACAACCTTCCATCCGGCGACCACACCGTTCCCCCCATCGATTCACTGATTGGTATAGGGAGAGGGATTGTCACCCAGGCTGCCTCTGCCGTGTTGGGGACGGCAGAAGGGGCGCTAAATTGAAGCGTATCCAACAGGATGGTATTGCCCCGCCACGATGCCCTCAGACGGGCGACCCACGTCCCCTGACGGTTCGCCCCGCCGATATACCGCGCCCGCAAGGGGAGCGCTATCGCCGGATCGTGCGTGCGGGCAAATCCGCCGCTCACCGTATCCAAGAGATAGACGGCGCCCCGTCCGCCGCTGCCCGTCGTGTTTTCGGTGTAGAGGTAGATACAGCGCAGCCCATCCTCCCTCGCGCCGGATTGACCAATCCCCCGCGCCATGATGACCAATCCCCCACACAGGGAAAAGACGACGAGGAGGCTAAGCGTTCGGCTGCGGGCGCGACGGAACATGGCTCAGCCGTCCTCGCTGAGGGCAACCAACATCGCCTGCTGCTTGCCCCATGTGGCATTGGAGGAGGGCAAGCCAAAGATCGTCAAGGCATCGGAAAAAAGATCGTTGATCGAATGCCCAAACGTCTCATCATGTTGATCAAACGCGCCAGCGAAGGCGTTCAAGCCAACGGCGAGGGCGATCACCAGCCCCGCCCATGCTCCCCGTGCCGTCGTCCAATATGCCGCCTGCCGCCCTTGAAGGAACTGCCCCGCCAGCCACAAGCAAAACCGGACGACCTCCGAGGGGGTGAATGCTTCGGGAAGGTCTCGTTTAAGGGGTAAGCTGACCGCTGGCAGCCAGCGCATCACCCGCGCTGTCAGCGCCTGTCGCGGCAGCGAGAGCGGCGATTCAGATCGTTCACCCTCCAGATCAGCATGAAAGGCGGCGATCAGATTAGCAACAAGCGCCAAAGGTGCATCAGCGGGGAGGGACTCATCGGCGGGATCGGCAATGGTCAAGATGAGCGCGGCGGTCTGCCGTAGATTGCCCCAAAATTCCGCCAGAGTCGCCGCCGGACGGCATAAGATCGCGGCGATCTGTCCCTGCCAGGCGAGGAAATCGGTGTAAAGGATCATCGTCGCTGCTGTCAGCCTGACCGTTTCCGCCATGCTCAGCATTCCCGCCGCCGCGCTGAGCAGTTCACGTGCTTCGAGGGGATCAAGCGGTGGGTCATCCGCCGCCGCCACAACCTCCCACAGACGCCGACAGCCAGAATTCACCGAAAGATGAACGCCATCGGGGGCGGCAATGCCTTGTAGGGGAAAGACCTGACAGGCGAGGGGTTTCACCGCCATGCCCGCCTCTTTGTGTATCACGCAGAGGTTATCCGCGCCGAGGAACACACAGCCGCCGCCAAGCGCTTCGGGGCGTTTCGTCAGGATGTAGCGGTTTCCTTCACGGCTGACGAACGGGAGATCGGGCGGGACGTTGTGCAAGAGAGGACGCCATACCTCAAGGGCAAGGCGCTGCGCTTCGGCATCGCTGAGGCTGACGGTGAAATTTCGACAACTGCTCCCGCATTGGCGGCAGCGGTGACGCGCCCCTTCAGCAAGACGGATCGGCGCGTCTGGCGGGATGGGGCGGTTCGTCGTCATGGGGATGGACTTCCTATCCGCTGCGCCCCTTGCGATCTTTTTGGGCGCGGCGCAGCCAATAAGCGATTGTACCACCGTCGGCTGATTCAATGAGGAACAGCCCGCCCACCAGAACAGGGGCATTGCCACACAGAACACCCCATCCTATGAGCGATCCCGCCGCTAAAGCAGCGGGCTGAAACTGACCACCCCTTCGGGGCTTGGAAACCGCAACCATCAGGACAGCCTAGATTCTGTTGATAGTAGGGGCGCAATGCATTGCGCCCAGTGTCGTCCGTCAGCACCCGCCGCTAAAGCAGCGGGCTGAAACTGACCACCCCTTCGGGGCTTGGAAACCGCAACCATCAAGACAGCCTAGATTCTCTTGATAGTGCAATCCCCGTAGGGGCGCAATGCATTGCGCCCAGTGCCGTCCGTCAGCACCCGCCGCTAAAGCAGCGGGCTGAAACTGACCACCCCTTCGGGGCTTGGAAACCGCAACCATCAGGACAGCCTAGATTCTGTTGATAGTGCAATCCCGTAGGGGCGCAATGCATTGCGCCCAGTGTCGTCCGTCAGCACCCGCCGCTAAAGCGCGGGCTGAAATTGACCACCCCTTCGGGGCTTGGAAACCACAACCAGCAGGACAGCCTGAATTCTGGTTGATAGTGCAATCCCGTAGGGGCGCAATGCATTGCGCCCAGTGTCGTCCGTCAGCACCCGCCGCTAAAGCAGCGGGCTGAAACTGACCACCCCTTCGGGGCTTGGAAACCGCAACCATCAAGACAGCCTAGATTCTGTTGATAGTGCAATCCCCGTAGGGGCGCAATGCATTGCGCCCAGTGTCGTCCGTCAGCACCCGCCGCTAAAGCAGCGGGCTGAAACTGACCACCCCTTCGGGGCTTGGAAACCGCAACCATCAGGACAGCCTAGATTCTGTTGATAGTGCAATCCCCGTAGGGGCGCAATGCATTGCGCCCAGTGTCGTCCGTCAGCACCCGCCGCTAAAGCAGCGGGCTGAAACTGACCACCCCTTCGGGGCTTGGAAACCCTTCCCTCGTAGACAGGGGTAGGGCGCGGACACCCCAGGCGGTGTCCCTACGGGGTGGGGGGGAACACATGGGGCGGTCTAGAAGGATTGCATAAGAAATGTACACAGATTGCCCATCAAAGCCCGTCACAAAAAGGGAAGCGTTGCCCAAGCGTCACCTGCGGAGAGTTGACCGACTCCTCTGTCTGATCTAGACTGTGTAGGAAGTTTGTATGGAAGCAACCCTTCCGAAAGAGGACGGCAACCCATGCCCGGACGAGGATCAAATGTAAGTCGTTGGCTGCCGATCATGGCGCTTGTCGTCGTGGTCATGGTTGGTGCGGTGGTGGTGGGGGCGCTGCTCTCACGGGCGCTGATCACCGAACAGCCCCAAGAGACCGCAACGGTGGCGCCGCAAACGCCCACCGCCGAAACCCCTATCGCCATGAGCGACCTGCCCGAAGTTGAAATCCGCGCCCCTAGCGACAACGCCGAGGTTGTCCTCGGTGGGGAGGTGGGCGTCTATGTTCGGGCGGTGGACCGCATCGGGGTGACGCGCATTGAGATGCGGGTGAACAACCAGCCGATTGATTCGGCGGGATCGCCCGACCCCAACGGGGCGCTTGTCCTCGATAGTATTCTCTCTTGGACGCCCACCACACCGGGACGAAACGTGATTCAAGTGGTTGCTTACCGAGGCGGTATTGTGGGCAACCCCAAGACGATCACCGTGACGGTGCGCGATAACGCCGCGCTGCCCACCCAAACGCCGCCCCCGCCCGGAGTGACGCCGCTGCCGCCAACCTTCACGGCAACGGCTGACCCCACCTGCCGTGTGCGCATCAACAGCAGCGGGATCAACGTCCGGCGCGGACCGGGCTTGAATTACGAGGTGATCACCTCCCTCGCCTTTGCTGCCGTTGTTCCCGTGACGGGCATCAGCCCTGACGGTGCGTGGTATCAGGTGAACGCCGTCGGCTTCATCGGATGGGTGAGCACCCAATTTGTGACGCCGCTCGGCTTTTGCGGCGGCATCGGCGTGATCGCCCCGCCGCCCTCGCCCATTCCCGCCGGCGGGACTCAAGTGGTGATCTTGCCCACGTGGACGCCCTTTCCCACGCTGCCGCTGCCGACTGCCACCAGCACGATCCCCGTCGTCGTCCTTCCCACCCTCACGGCGACGATCTACATCCCGCCACAGCCCGGACAAGTCTCCGTTGGCGACCTGACCTCTACCGCCATCTATGCCACCCAAACAAAATTGGCGCAGATTCCTTCGCCGCTGCCGACGAACACGCCGACGGTGACGCCGCTCCCGGGTGAGACAGTTGCCCCTACGGCAACGCCATCGGACACGCCGACGGTGACGCCGACGCCGCTTTTGCCCGATGTGATCGTCAGCGCGATTGACCTCGCCAGCACAACGGTGATCCTTGATGCGACAACGCGCCAAGCGACGCTCCCCGTCAAGGTGACGGTGAAAAACAATGGGCAAGCGCTTGCCCCCACCTTTGATGTGGCGCTCCGCCTGTTTGATGGCACGGCGATCACGAAACGGACGACGGTTGTCCTTGATCTTGGCGCCGAAACGACGCTCGATTTTGATGTGACCTTCAAGACCGAAGGCGTCCAGACGCTCACAGTGATTGCCGACAGCACAAACGGCGTCCCAGAGAGCGACAAGACAAATAATGTGGCAACCCGCGAAGTGACGGTTATTGTGGCGACGGTGACGAATCCCACCGCCACCGCCACCCCGACGGATACGGCGACGCCCGATGTGACGGCAACGCCCATCCCGCCAACGGAAACCCCCGTCCCGCCCACCGAAACCTTGATTCCGCCGCCGGATACGGCGACGCCAGAGCCAGAGACGGCAACGCCGGAAGCGCCAACAACGACGCCAGAGCCAGAGACGGCAACGCCGGAAGCGCCAACAACGACGCCAGAGCCAGAGACGGCAACACCGGAGGCGCCAACAACGACGCCAGAGCCAGAGACGGCAACACCGGAAGCGCCGACGACAACGCCTGAACCCCCCACCGAAACGCCCATTCCGGCAACGGCAATGCCCTCGATCAGCGTCCAGCCAAGCTGCACGGCGGAACTGGTCGCCTCGTTCGTCCTGATCAACAACGGCGGGGCGATGAGCGCCCCGACGGCATTCACGATAACGAACATAAACGGGGCGGTGGTCTTGGCGGGCGGCGATCTGCTCATGGAGGCGGGCGGCAGCCGCGTCCTCACGGTGCAGGGCGTCTCCGGCGTGCTGACGCTGAGCATCCCGCAGTATCAGGTCTTTGCGCAGGCGGACTGCCCCGTGCCAACGGCAACGGCTGAACCGCCGACAGTGACGCCCGAACCAGCCACCGAGACACCCATCCCGCCCACCGAGACGCCCATTCCGGCAACGGCAATGCCCTCGATCAGCGTCCAGCCAAGCTGCACGGCGGAACTGGTCGCCTCGTTCGTCCTGATCAACAACGGCGGGGCGATGAGCGCCCCGACGGCATTCACGATAACGAACATAAACGGGGCGGTGGTCTTGGCGGGCGGCGATCTGCTCATGGAGGCGGGCGGCAGCCGCGTCCTCACGGTGCAGGGCGTCTCCGGCGTGCTGACGCTGAGCATCCCGCAGTATCAGGTCTTTGCGCAGGCGGACTGCCCCGTGCCAGCCACCGAGACACCCATCCCGCCCACCGAGACGCCCATTCCGGCAACGGCAATGCCCTCGATCAGCGTCCAGCCAAGCTGCACGGCGGAACTGGTCGCCTCGTTCGTCCTGATCAATAACGGCGGGGCAATGAGCGCCCCGACGGCATTCACGATAACGAACATAAACGGGGCGGTGGTCTTGGCGGGCGGCGATCTGCTCATGGAGGCGGGCGGCAGCCGCGTCCTCACGGTACAGGGCGTCTCCGGCGTGCTGACGCTGAGCATCCCGCAGTATCAGGTTTTTGCGCAGGCGGACTGCCCCGTGCCAACGGCAACGGCTGAACCGCCGACAGTGACGCCCGAACCAGCCACCGAGACGCCCATCCCGGCAACGCCCATGCCAGCGATCAGCGTCCAGCCAAGCTGCACGGCGGAACTGGTCGCCTCGTTCGTCCTGATCAACAACGGCGGGGCAATGAGTTTCCCGACCAGTTACACGGTGGTTGATAGCAGCGGCATCCCGCTCTTGGGAGGCAGTGATCTCCAATTGGAGGCGGGTGGAAACCGCGTCCTCACGGTGCAGGGCATCCCAGGCGTGATCACCCTGAATGTGCCGGAATATCAGCTTGTCTCACAGGCGAACTGCCCGCTCCCAACGGCAACCCCCGAACAGGCGACGGCAACCCCAGAGCCAAGCGTAGACATCGTTGATCTGGGTGCTGTTGCCGTACAGCCGAGCTTGAACAATCAGACACAGCAAATCATGCGCGGGATTCACGCCCTCTGGCTGCAAAGCGGCGGGACGGGGAATGATTTCAGCCTGACCGGAAACGGACTGCTGCTAGGAATCAGCGATCTCTACAGCCAAAGCGCGAACTTCGATCAATATGCCGGACTTGCCCAGAGCATCCTCGATAACTACGGGGCAGCCGTCCAAGCGCTGCAAGGGCGCTATGGGCAGTGTAATGCCGGCACGCCGATCCAATGCCCGCAGGGAAGGTCGCCGCTCGTCTTTATCGATACCGTCAGTGTGGCAATGCAAACGGGAACGCCCGTCGATACCTATCGGAACGATCTGACGGCGCTCGTGGGGCAGTTGGCACAGCAAGGGATGATCCCCGTCCTTGTGACGACGCCCGGACGCGCCGATGATCAGGCGCTTGCCACCTACAACACAGCGGTGTTCCGCGTTGCCGAGGCAAACCAACTCCCATTGTTCAACCTGTATGGAATTGGGGCGGTCAATCCGGCGCTGCTGGACCCCTTCGGAAAACTGACCGACCCCGGCGCCGGCGCACGGGCGGACTTTTCAGCCGGGGTATTGGCAACCTTTGGGGTGAACAACGCCGTCCTTGAACTGATGACGCTTTTGGAGGAGGTGCGCACGACGATCTTCACACCGTAGCCCCGTGCGGCGTCCAGCCATGATCGCCCGCCGCTAAAGCAGCGGGCTGAGGCTGACCACCCCTACGGGGCTTGAAGGCAAATGCGGCACGGTGCATTCCGTGTTAAGCCCCAACGGGGTGATCATGCCTAGCGCGGGTGTTTTAACCCCGCGCCATGTGTTTCCCCGCGCCCGCCCCCCGCGCCCCGTGCGGCGTCCAGCCATGATCGCCCGCCGCTAAAGCAGCGGGCTGAGGCTGACCACCCCTACGGGGCTTGAAGGCAAATGCGGCACGGTGCATTCCGTTTTAAGCCCCAGTGGGGTGATCATGCCTAGCGCGGGCGTTTTAACCCCGCGCTAGGTGTTTCCCCGCCTCCCGTGCGGCGTCCAGCCATGATCGCCCGCCGCTAAAGCAGCGGGCTGAGGGTGACCACCCCTACGGGGCTTGAAGGCAAATGCCGCACGGTGTATTCCGTCTTAAGCCCCAACGGGGTGATTATTCCTAGCGCGGGCGTTTTAACCCCGCCATGTGTTTCCCCGCCTCCCTGCCTCCCGCCCTCCGCGCCCCGTCCAGCCATGATCGCCCGCCGCTAAAGCAGCGGGCTGAGGGTGACCACCCCTACGGGGCTTGAAGGCAAAGGCGCATCCTGTATTCTGGTTTAAGCCCCAACGGGGTGATTAGTCCTAGCGCGGGCGTTTTAACCCCGCGCCCCCCTACGGGGCTTGAAGGCAAAGGCGCATCCTGTATTCTGGTTTAAGCCCCAACGGGGTGATTATTCCTAGCGCGGGCGTTTTAACCCCGCGCCATGTGTTTCCCCGCCTCCCTGCCTCCCCCCCGCACCCACATCACCTTATCATCGTTCACTTCCCCATTGATCAGCGGCGAACACCCGTAGGGTGATCACTGGGGATCAATCGGTTGCGCGGACTCGCACCTCTCTTATACTCATGCTTAGGTATGTATGGGAGGAAGTTTCTTTATGAGTCGTCTACGTTTTGCGCGTCGCCGCGACACCTTACTATCCCTTTGGATAGGGAGTTTTGTCCTCTTTTTAGCGATCATCGCTCCTGTCCTCCACGTCCGCAGTGCCGCTGATGACATTGCCCCAGAGGTTGTGGAAACCGACCCCTTCCGAGGGACGGAAATCACCCTAGATAACCCACTGACCCTTTATTTCAACGTCCCGATGGATCGCCAGAGTACAGAGGCGGCATTCGCCACCCGTCCGACGATTCCCGGACGCTTTTCGTGGGCGGACGATCTGACGCTCACCTTCACCCCCACCGCCGCGTTGGAACGTGCCGCAGAGTACGTGTTCACGCTGAGCGAAGGGGCGAAAAGCACGGCGGGCGTGCCGCTGAAACAGCCGTTCCGCCTTGCCTTGCAGACCGTTGGCTACCTTGAGGTCGTGCGTTTGATTCCCGCTGATGGGACGACGGACGTAGAAACTGTGCCAACGATCACGGTTATTTTCAACCGTCCCGTTGTGCCACTGCTGCCCATTGCCGAGATGCGAGCGCTCCCCTCGCCCATCGTCGTTGAGCCGGCTGTGACCGGAACGGGCGAATGGATCAGCACCTCGATCTACACCTTTAAGCCCGATGGCTTGAAGGGCGGCAGCGCCTTCACCGTGCGCGTGCCAAAGGGCTTAAAAGATGTCACTGGCAGTGAACTGACCGACGATGTGGTTGCCAAGTTCACCACACTTCGTCCGGCGATCATTCAGGTTTATCCAAGTGATAAAAATAGCAGGCTTTCGCGCAAACCGGTGATCAGCCTCACCTTTAGCCAGCCAATGGATCGCAGCAGCACAGAGAACGCCTTCCAACTGCTCTCTGATAAAAGCGGGGCGCTCATTGCGGGCAAGATCACGTGGAATGACCGCAACACACGGCTGACGTTTGAGCCGGACGAGCTGCTTGATTACGCCTCCACCTATTTTTTCACGGTTGCCACCAGCGCCCGCAGCGCCACCGGCGCCCCGCTGAACATGGCGACGGATTTCCGCTCCAGATTTACCACGTTGGAACTGCCTGAATTACGCAGCGTCTACCCCAGAGAGGGCATGAACAATGTGCAGGCGTCGGGCGCCTCCTTTGAGTTCTCTGTGCCAATAAACTTCAAGGATTTTGACAAACGGATCACTGTCTCCCCCGAGCCCAAGCTCCGTTTTGAGAACTACTCCTACGATTACGAATACAACTTTTCCTTCAGCCACGAGCCGGCAACGACCTACACCGTCACCCTTGATCCGGCAGGCTTGGTCGATGTCTACGGCACGCAAGTGACTATCCCCGCC from the Anaerolineales bacterium genome contains:
- a CDS encoding SH3 domain-containing protein; amino-acid sequence: MPGRGSNVSRWLPIMALVVVVMVGAVVVGALLSRALITEQPQETATVAPQTPTAETPIAMSDLPEVEIRAPSDNAEVVLGGEVGVYVRAVDRIGVTRIEMRVNNQPIDSAGSPDPNGALVLDSILSWTPTTPGRNVIQVVAYRGGIVGNPKTITVTVRDNAALPTQTPPPPGVTPLPPTFTATADPTCRVRINSSGINVRRGPGLNYEVITSLAFAAVVPVTGISPDGAWYQVNAVGFIGWVSTQFVTPLGFCGGIGVIAPPPSPIPAGGTQVVILPTWTPFPTLPLPTATSTIPVVVLPTLTATIYIPPQPGQVSVGDLTSTAIYATQTKLAQIPSPLPTNTPTVTPLPGETVAPTATPSDTPTVTPTPLLPDVIVSAIDLASTTVILDATTRQATLPVKVTVKNNGQALAPTFDVALRLFDGTAITKRTTVVLDLGAETTLDFDVTFKTEGVQTLTVIADSTNGVPESDKTNNVATREVTVIVATVTNPTATATPTDTATPDVTATPIPPTETPVPPTETLIPPPDTATPEPETATPEAPTTTPEPETATPEAPTTTPEPETATPEAPTTTPEPETATPEAPTTTPEPPTETPIPATAMPSISVQPSCTAELVASFVLINNGGAMSAPTAFTITNINGAVVLAGGDLLMEAGGSRVLTVQGVSGVLTLSIPQYQVFAQADCPVPTATAEPPTVTPEPATETPIPPTETPIPATAMPSISVQPSCTAELVASFVLINNGGAMSAPTAFTITNINGAVVLAGGDLLMEAGGSRVLTVQGVSGVLTLSIPQYQVFAQADCPVPATETPIPPTETPIPATAMPSISVQPSCTAELVASFVLINNGGAMSAPTAFTITNINGAVVLAGGDLLMEAGGSRVLTVQGVSGVLTLSIPQYQVFAQADCPVPTATAEPPTVTPEPATETPIPATPMPAISVQPSCTAELVASFVLINNGGAMSFPTSYTVVDSSGIPLLGGSDLQLEAGGNRVLTVQGIPGVITLNVPEYQLVSQANCPLPTATPEQATATPEPSVDIVDLGAVAVQPSLNNQTQQIMRGIHALWLQSGGTGNDFSLTGNGLLLGISDLYSQSANFDQYAGLAQSILDNYGAAVQALQGRYGQCNAGTPIQCPQGRSPLVFIDTVSVAMQTGTPVDTYRNDLTALVGQLAQQGMIPVLVTTPGRADDQALATYNTAVFRVAEANQLPLFNLYGIGAVNPALLDPFGKLTDPGAGARADFSAGVLATFGVNNAVLELMTLLEEVRTTIFTP
- a CDS encoding YkgJ family cysteine cluster protein; translation: MTTNRPIPPDAPIRLAEGARHRCRQCGSSCRNFTVSLSDAEAQRLALEVWRPLLHNVPPDLPFVSREGNRYILTKRPEALGGGCVFLGADNLCVIHKEAGMAVKPLACQVFPLQGIAAPDGVHLSVNSGCRRLWEVVAAADDPPLDPLEARELLSAAAGMLSMAETVRLTAATMILYTDFLAWQGQIAAILCRPAATLAEFWGNLRQTAALILTIADPADESLPADAPLALVANLIAAFHADLEGERSESPLSLPRQALTARVMRWLPAVSLPLKRDLPEAFTPSEVVRFCLWLAGQFLQGRQAAYWTTARGAWAGLVIALAVGLNAFAGAFDQHDETFGHSINDLFSDALTIFGLPSSNATWGKQQAMLVALSEDG